In Arthrobacter sp. MN05-02, one genomic interval encodes:
- a CDS encoding glycerol transporter: MSLEVFVAEMFGTMLLLLLGTGVVANVALARTKGNNGGFLMVNFGWGLAVFAGVYVAALSGAHLNFAVTVGLWVNGDTAEFAPGVDKNFVNAMAYLAAQMIGSILGAVLCWLSYKQHFDEEPDPANKLGVFSTGPAIRSYGWNLVTEIIGTFVLVFVILSFGPTSTGLGPLAVALLVVGIGASLGGPTGYAINANRDLGPRIAHAILPIKGKGSSDWGYAWVPIVGPIVGGVLAGILVQIISFPAPAA, from the coding sequence ATGTCTCTGGAAGTGTTTGTCGCCGAAATGTTCGGCACGATGCTGCTGCTGTTGCTCGGTACGGGTGTGGTCGCGAATGTCGCGCTCGCCAGGACCAAGGGCAACAACGGCGGCTTCCTCATGGTCAACTTCGGCTGGGGCCTCGCCGTCTTCGCCGGCGTCTACGTGGCAGCCCTGTCGGGCGCCCACCTCAACTTCGCGGTCACGGTCGGTCTGTGGGTCAATGGCGACACCGCCGAATTCGCTCCGGGGGTGGACAAGAACTTCGTCAACGCGATGGCCTACCTGGCGGCGCAGATGATCGGTTCGATCCTCGGTGCCGTCCTGTGCTGGCTCTCCTACAAGCAGCACTTCGACGAGGAGCCGGATCCCGCCAACAAGCTGGGGGTCTTCTCCACCGGGCCCGCCATCCGCTCCTACGGCTGGAACCTCGTGACCGAGATCATCGGCACCTTCGTGCTCGTGTTCGTCATCCTGTCCTTCGGCCCCACCTCGACGGGCCTCGGCCCCCTCGCGGTCGCCCTGCTCGTCGTCGGCATCGGCGCCTCGCTCGGCGGGCCGACCGGCTACGCCATCAACGCGAACCGCGACCTGGGACCCCGTATCGCCCACGCCATCCTGCCGATCAAGGGCAAGGGCAGCAGCGACTGGGGTTACGCCTGGGTGCCGATCGTGGGCCCGATCGTCGGCGGCGTCCTCGCCGGCATCCTGGTCCAGATCATCTCGTTCCCCGCACCTGCCGCCTAG
- a CDS encoding glycerol-3-phosphate dehydrogenase: MSIPAGRTDGEGTTTSTRTAVQELRDNPRASVLIIGGGINGVGTFRDLALQGIDVALVERGDYCQGASGASSHMIHGGIRYLENGEFRLVRESVIERNALMRIAPHYVKPLQTTIPIYTTFSGILSAPMRFLTHRQGKQVERGAVLIKAGLTMYDFFSRDGGNVPRHSFVGRKKALAAMPDLRKDIKYAATYFDASVHNPERLTLDVLRDGHVANPAARAANYVSAIGNTEDGVLLRDELTGETFPFQADVVVNATGAWTDGTNAVLGAETRFMGGTKGSHIVLDHPELLRACNGTEIFFEHVDGRIVLIYPMGDRVLVGTTDIDVDVTEQAVCTDEEIDYFFELIGHVFPDIEVTQDHIVYSFSGVRPLPRHDETQPGFVSRDYRIEKREETLGGRSVTTLSLVGGKWTTFRALSEHLTDDTLAALGAERRTSTAGVAIGGGKDFPTDEAAERAWIRAAVRPGYDEARVQVLLTRYGTRAKDVLEYLAEGPDRLFNSTQELSTRELAYMVEHEQIGHLIDVLIRRTSLAFRGLVSEELLAELAETLAPLLGWTVAESAAEIELAEKVLADAHRVQVKSLTA, encoded by the coding sequence TTGAGCATTCCAGCCGGCCGGACCGACGGTGAAGGCACCACAACTTCTACCCGCACCGCGGTGCAGGAGCTCAGGGACAACCCCCGGGCCTCCGTGCTCATCATCGGCGGCGGCATCAACGGGGTCGGGACCTTCCGCGACCTCGCACTGCAGGGCATCGACGTCGCACTGGTGGAGCGCGGCGACTACTGCCAGGGTGCATCGGGTGCGTCCTCGCACATGATCCACGGCGGCATCCGCTACCTGGAGAACGGCGAGTTCCGCCTCGTCCGCGAATCCGTGATCGAGCGCAACGCACTGATGCGGATCGCACCGCACTACGTGAAGCCGCTGCAGACCACGATCCCGATCTACACCACGTTCTCCGGCATCCTCTCGGCTCCCATGCGCTTCCTGACCCACCGCCAGGGCAAGCAGGTGGAGCGCGGCGCCGTCCTCATCAAGGCCGGCCTCACCATGTACGACTTCTTCTCCCGCGACGGCGGCAACGTCCCCCGCCACTCCTTCGTCGGCCGCAAGAAGGCGCTCGCCGCCATGCCCGATCTGCGCAAGGACATCAAGTACGCGGCGACCTACTTCGACGCGTCGGTCCACAATCCGGAACGCCTGACCCTGGACGTGCTGCGCGACGGGCACGTCGCCAACCCGGCCGCCCGCGCCGCGAACTACGTCAGCGCCATCGGCAACACCGAGGACGGCGTCCTCCTGCGCGACGAGCTCACCGGCGAGACCTTCCCCTTCCAGGCCGACGTCGTCGTGAACGCCACCGGCGCCTGGACGGACGGCACCAACGCCGTGCTCGGCGCGGAGACCCGGTTCATGGGCGGCACCAAGGGATCGCACATCGTGCTGGACCACCCGGAACTGCTCCGCGCCTGCAACGGCACGGAGATCTTCTTCGAGCACGTCGACGGCCGGATCGTGCTGATCTACCCCATGGGCGACCGCGTCCTCGTCGGCACCACCGATATCGACGTCGACGTCACCGAGCAGGCCGTGTGCACGGACGAGGAGATCGACTACTTCTTCGAACTGATCGGACACGTCTTCCCGGACATCGAGGTGACGCAGGACCACATCGTGTACAGCTTCTCCGGGGTCCGGCCCCTGCCCCGCCACGACGAGACGCAGCCTGGCTTCGTGTCCCGCGACTACCGCATCGAGAAGCGCGAGGAGACGCTCGGCGGCCGGTCCGTCACCACCCTGAGCCTCGTGGGCGGCAAGTGGACCACGTTCCGCGCACTGTCGGAGCACCTGACCGACGACACCCTGGCCGCCCTCGGGGCCGAGCGCAGGACGTCGACCGCAGGTGTCGCGATCGGCGGAGGCAAGGACTTCCCGACGGACGAGGCGGCCGAGCGGGCCTGGATCAGGGCGGCCGTCCGTCCGGGCTACGACGAGGCCCGCGTACAGGTCCTGCTGACCCGTTACGGGACCCGGGCGAAAGACGTCCTCGAATACCTCGCGGAAGGCCCCGACAGGCTGTTTAATTCCACGCAGGAACTGAGTACGCGAGAGCTCGCCTACATGGTGGAGCACGAGCAGATCGGCCACCTGATCGACGTCCTGATTCGCCGTACATCGCTTGCCTTCCGGGGACTCGTCTCCGAGGAGCTGCTCGCAGAGCTTGCCGAGACCCTGGCCCCGTTGCTGGGCTGGACCGTAGCGGAATCCGCAGCGGAGATCGAGCTCGCCGAGAAGGTCCTCGCCGATGCCCACCGGGTGCAGGTCAAGAGCCTGACCGCGTAG